From one Montipora capricornis isolate CH-2021 chromosome 10, ASM3666992v2, whole genome shotgun sequence genomic stretch:
- the LOC138019047 gene encoding dysbindin-like codes for MEVLDNCMVDLEEVCELLDLERRKAAQERKLAMLKHNREDDFELLKEELESEKEKKEVKLQQLERQASIEKQQVYEDAFLEQMNYYIQHGKTEEPITLLHGRSTGSLDDITFEDDTELHRELDNFFGSGAEPNEALLGVDKEQQSVFSSEDETTASSHDQSFEKQKTTGT; via the exons ATGGAAGTACTGGATAACTGCATGGTGGACTTGGAAGAAGTTTGTGAACTTTTGGACTTAGAACGCAGAAAGGCTGCTCAAGAGCGCAAACTGGCAATGCTCAAACACAATCGAGA aGATGACTTTGAGCTTTTGAAAG AGGAACTTGAATcagaaaaggagaagaaagaaGTGAAACTGCAGCAACTTGAGAGGCAAGCATCCATTGAGAAGCAACAGGTGTATGAAGATGCATTCCTGGAGCAAATGAACTACTATATACAGCATGGCAAGACTGAAG aaccaatcacattgtTGCATGGTAGAAGTACTGGATCTCTGGATGATATAACGTTTGAAGATGATACTGAACTTCATAGAGAGCTGGATAATTTCTTTGGTTCAGGAGCTGAG CCCAATGAAGCACTTTTAGGTGTGGATAAAGAGCAACAAAGTGTTTTCTCATCTGAGGACGAAACAACAGCATCTAGTCATGATCAATCctttgaaaaacagaaaactacCGGTACCTAG
- the LOC138020919 gene encoding uncharacterized protein — protein sequence MGRTHLEYAQVEAVVMDIERHLNNRPLTYMESEAGEEQVLTPNAIMWGQEAYTIEDIELDGDEVTKLHARLNEKRQHVWQRWKKEYVHGLMESHRIKRGECDYPEIGEIVLIIGDGKNRGDWKKGRVLRHIRGRDGVVRGVGLLHKGNQIQRPLQLVCPLEIQSRLGHEGNTEELAVQGRTIERRRAAVDAGAKIRLMAADY from the coding sequence ATGGGGAGAACACACCTTGAGTATGCGCAAGTTGAAGCTGTAGTGATGGATATCGAACGACACCTCAACAACCGTCCCCTGACGTATATGGAAAGCGAAGCAGGAGAGGAACAAGTGCTGACGCCCAACGCAATCATGTGGGGACAAGAGGCGTATACCATAGAAGACATAGAGTTGGACGGAGATGAAGTCACCAAGTTACATGCGCGATTGAATGAGAAAAGGCAACATGTGTGGCAGAGGTGGAAGAAGGAGTATGTCCACGGCCTCATGGAAAGTCACCGAATCAAGAGAGGCGAGTGTGATTACCCAGAAATCGGAGAGATTGTACTTATCATTGGTGATGGGAAGAACAGAGGAGATTGGAAGAAAGGTCGTGTTCTGAGACACATTAGAGGCAGAGACGGTGTCGTACGAGGAGTTGGTTTACTGCACAAGGGAAATCAAATCCAGCGGCCACTGCAGCTTGTATGTCCCCTTGAAATACAAAGCCGACTGGGACATGAAGGGAACACAGAGGAGTTAGCAGTACAAGGCAGAACCATTGAGAGAAGAAGGGCAGCAGTAGATGCAGGAGCTAAAATCAGATTGATGGCGGCAGATTATTGA
- the LOC138020920 gene encoding uncharacterized protein — protein MVKNLLTALKQWPITSVNVWMDSMVALFWICNPGKAWKTFVSNRERKIAEITQETGIEWRYCPTDRNLADLGSRGASLEKMQRGQWFEGPEWLLKEEEWPKQPELEKTKSCSDEHRPEREETLYSAKKEPDEWDVLLARSKLWRTFRVTAWALRFKHNSLTKKHKTKKRTGPLTTKELSYARDQWIRKEQAGVELDIESPSWKLVTEGNTGIFKCKGRIPGYQPTYIDGGVFADKLIHHIHEDIKHLGVASTMAAVREEWWIPQLRSKVKKIINNCYLCKVFSTRPYGPTETASLPPFRTECGRPFETTGIDFAGPLSHKISKKEQGKCHILIFTCATSRAVHLEMTKSQTAEEFQRKLNGFITRRTRPKCIVSDNASVFKTTATWIRKIRKSEALQDFLAQQQVMWQFNLSRSPW, from the coding sequence ATGGTGAAAAATTTGCTGACAGCGCTGAAGCAGTGGCCTATTACTTCAGTGAACGTGTGGATGGACAGCATGGTTGCGCTGTTCTGGATCTGCAACCCTGGAAAAGCATGGAAAACATTCGTATCCAATCGAGAAAGGAAAATTGCTGAGATCACCCAAGAGACGGGAATCGAGTGGAGATATTGCCCAACTGACAGGAACCTGGCAGATTTAGGAAGCCGTGGCGCCTCACTAGAGAAGATGCAGAGAGGACAGTGGTTTGAGGGGCCGGAGTGGTTGCTAAAGGAGGAGGAGTGGCCAAAACAACCGGAATTAGAAAAAACTAAAAGCTGTAGCGATGAACACAGGCCAGAAAGGGAAGAAACGCTTTATTCAGCCAAGAAGGAGCCTGATGAGTGGGACGTACTGCTTGCTAGAAGCAAACTCTGGAGAACCTTCCGAGTGACTGCGTGGGCACTACGGTTCAAACATAACTCactcaccaagaaacacaaaacGAAGAAGAGAACGGGGCCGTTAACGACCAAGGAGTTGAGTTACGCAAGAGACCAATGGATAAGGAAGGAGCAGGCAGGAGTGGAACTAGATATCGAGAGCCCCAGCTGGAAGTTAGTAACAGAAGGAAACACTGGTATTTTCAAATGCAAGGGGAGGATCCCTGGTTACCAGCCGACGTACATTGATGGGGGAGTATTTGCAGACAAGCTCATACATCATATCCACGAAGACATAAAGCACCTAGGAGTCGCGAGCACCATGGCCGCAGTGAGAGAGGAGTGGTGGATACCTCAACTGAGATCAAAGGTGAAGAAGATAATCAATAACTGCTACTTGTGCAAGGTGTTTAGCACACGACCATACGGGCCAACAGAAACAGCCTCACTACCACCATTCCGGACAGAATGTGGAAGACCATTTGAGACCACAGGGATTGACTTCGCAGGACCCCTCAGTCACAAGATTTCCAAGAAAGAGCAGGGCAAGTGTCACATCTTGATATTCACATGTGCAACATCACGAGCAGTGCACTTAGAGATGACTAAGTCACAAACAGCAGAGGAATTCCAGAGAAAGCTCAACGGTTTCATCACACGCCGTACCAGACCAAAATGCATCGTGTCGGACAACGCATCCGTCTTCAAAACCACAGCCACCTGGATCAGGAAGATACGCAAGAGTGAAGCGCTGCAAGACTTTTTAGCGCAACAGCAGGTAATGTGGCAGTTCAACTTATCAAGATCGCCGTGGTGA